One genomic segment of Podarcis muralis chromosome 18, rPodMur119.hap1.1, whole genome shotgun sequence includes these proteins:
- the COMP gene encoding cartilage oligomeric matrix protein — protein MTVAPKLILLLSLCSYGSAQMSGGRGGDLSPQMLSEMRETNQVLRQITELLKQQIKELTFLKNTVMECDACGIGTGATGPGISVAALNRCYPNPCFPGVTCTDTPTGFRCGACPLGYTGNGTHCTDIDECAANPCFPRVQCVNTAPGFHCNPCPTGYTGPILEGVGLAFARANKQVCNDVNECETGMGRSCVPNSICINTRGSYKCGACKPGFTGDQVSGCRSKMERRCPNGDLSPCHEKADCIVERDGTLSCVCIVGWAGNGFICGKDTDIDGFPDEKLRCTDKKCRKDNCVTVPNSGQEDADRDGIGDACDDDADGDGIINTEDNCVFVRNSDQRNSDQDSFGDACDNCRNVKNNDQRDSDGDGRGDLCDDDMDGDKIKNVLDNCVRVPNPDQRDSDGDGVGDVCDSCPLISNPDQKDTDHDLVGDLCDTNQDRDGDGHQDSRDNCPSVPNSSQLDSDQDGIGDECDEDDDNDGIPDRRPPGPDNCRLVPNPGQEDTDRDGIGDACQGDFDKDLVVDRIDVCPENAQVTLTDFRAFQTVVLDPEGDAQIDPNWIVLNQGMEIVQTMNSDPGLAVGYTAFNGVDFEGTFHVNTATDDDYAGFIFGYQDSASFYVVMWKQMEQTYWQANPFRAVAEPGIQLKAVKSKTGPGEYLRNSLWHTGDTANQVKLLWKDPRNVGWKDKTSYRWFLQHRPQVGYIRARFYEGPELVADTGVVLDTTMRGGRLGVFCFSQENIIWSNLRYRCNDTIPEDYESYRNQQDY, from the exons ATGACTGTCGCTCCGAAGTTAATTCTTCTTCTGAGCCTCTGCTCCTATGGCTCAGCCCAGATGTCTGGAGGAAGAG GCGGAGACCTTTCGCCCCAGATGCTCTCGGAGATGAGGGAGACGAACCAGGTCCTCCGGCAGATTACAGAACTGCTGAAACAGCAG ATCAAGGAGCTCACCTTCTTGAAGAACACAGTGATGGAGTGCGATGCTTGTG GGATCGGTACAGGAGCGACTGGCCCTGGCATCAGCGTGGCGGCTCTTAATCGCTGCTACCCGAATCCTTGCTTCCCGGGGGTCACATGCACAGACACCCCCACCGGCTTCCGCTGTGGGGCCTGTCCTCTGGGCTACACGGGCAACGGGACCCACTGCACCGACATCGACGAG TGTGCAGCGAACCCCTGCTTCCCCAGAGTCCAGTGTGTCAACACAGCCCCTGGCTTCCACTGCAACCCCTGCCCTACTGGCTACACTGGTCCCATACTGGAAGGAGTCGGTCTGGCTTTCGCCAGGGCAAACAAACAG GTCTGCAATGATGTCAACGAGTGCGAGACAGGGATGGGCAGATCCTGTGTCCCCAATTCCATCTGCATCAACACTCGG GGCTCCTACAAGTGTGGGGCGTGCAAGCCTGGCTTCACAGGGGACCAGGTTTCCGGCTGCCGCAGCAAGATGGAAAGAAGGTGTCCCAACGGAGATCTCAGCCCCTGCCACGAGAAAGCGGACTGCATTGTGGAACGCGATGGGACACTCAGCTGCGTG TGCATCGTTGGGTGGGCCGGTAATGGCTTCATCTGCGGCAAAGACACCGACATTGACGGCTTTCCTGATGAGAAGCTTCGCTGCACAGACAAGAAGTGTCGCAAG GATAACTGTGTGACTGTCCCCAACTCCGGGCAAGAGGATGCGGACAGAGATGGAATAGGAGACGCCTGCGATGACGATGCCGACGGCGATGGGATAATAAACACCGAG GACAACTGTGTGTTTGTGCGCAACTCAGACCAGCGCAACAGCGACCAGGACAGCTTTGGCGACGCCTGTGACAACTGCCGGAACGTGAAGAACAACGACCAGCGAGACAGTGACGGAGACGGCCGGGGGGACTTGTGTGACGATGACATGGACGGAGACA AGATTAAAAATGTCCTGGACAACTGCGTGAGGGTCCCCAATCCAGACCAGAGGGACAGCGACGGTGACGGGGTTGGAGACGTTTGCGACAGCTGCCCCTTGATCAGCAACCCGGACCAG AAAGACACTGACCACGATCTCGTCGGGGACCTGTGTGATACCAACCAAGACCG AGATGGGGACGGCCACCAGGATTCCCGGGACAACTGCCCCTCGGTGCCCAACAGCTCCCAGCTGGACTCTGACCAGGACGGGATCGGGGACGAGTGCGACGAGGACGACGACAACGACGGCATCCCTGACCGCAGGCCCCCCGGACCAGACAACTGCCGCTTGGTCCCTAACCCCGGGCAGGAAGACACTGACA GAGACGGCATTGGGGACGCCTGCCAGGGCGACTTTGATAAGGACCTGGTGGTCGACCGCATAGACGTCTGCCCAGAGAATGCCCAGGTGACGCTGACTGACTTCCGGGCGTTTCAGACGGTGGTGCTGGATCCCGAGGGAGACGCGCAGATCGATCCCAACTGGATCGTCCTCAACCAG GGAATGGAGATTGTTCAGACCATGAACAGCGACCCAGGTTTGGCAGTCG GATACACCGCATTCAACGGGGTGGACTTCGAGGGCACCTTCCACGTGAACACGGCCACGGACGATGACTACGCCGGCTTCATCTTTGGATACCAGGACAGCGCCAGCTTCTACGTGGTCATGTGGAAGCAGATGGAGCAGACCTACTGGCAGGCGAACCCCTTCCGGGCTGTGGCGGAACCGGGGATCCAGCTCAAG GCAGTGAAGTCCAAGACGGGCCCTGGAGAATACCTCCGCAACTCCCTCTGGCACACTGGGGACACGGCCAACCAGGTCAAGCTGCTCTGGAAAGACCCTCGCAACGTCGGCTGGAAGGACAAGACCTCCTACCGCTGGTTCCTGCAGCACCGGCCCCAGGTGGGCTACATCCG GGCTCGCTTCTACGAGGGTCCTGAGCTGGTGGCCGACACAGGCGTCGTCCTGGACACCACGATGAGAGGCGGGCGCCTGGGGGTCTTCTGTTTCTCCCAGGAGAacatcatctggtccaacctgcGGTATCGCTGCAACG ACACGATCCCAGAGGACTACGAATCTTACCGGAACCAGCAAGACTACTAA